One part of the Mariniblastus fucicola genome encodes these proteins:
- a CDS encoding 50S ribosomal protein bL37 → MAKPTHKVKKANHGKRPANNRGRKAKKKRIKTP, encoded by the coding sequence ATGGCCAAGCCAACTCATAAAGTTAAAAAAGCCAATCACGGCAAACGTCCCGCCAACAACCGCGGCCGCAAAGCCAAAAAGAAGAGAATCAAAACTCCGTAG
- a CDS encoding alpha-E domain-containing protein, producing MLSRVADSVYWLGRYVERAENVARFIDVNYNLTLGEIDSFNNQWSPLVYVSGDHKDFEERYGSPNRENVLRFLTTDKENANSIASCIASARENARAIRDIIPNAIWEQLNRFHLMVKEAAASDTPIFEPQEFCEQVRLASHLFIGTGDATMSHGEAWHFSQLGRMIERADKTSRLIDVQYFVLLPEARDVGSPLDVVRWSALLKSASALVMYRRVHGRITPEKVANFLILNPDFPRSIHHCVVNAMQSLRHITGSAQDSFCNASEQYVGQLGSRLIYASIEDIIQQGLHEYVDDLQAQLNTIGQAIAADYFSRPPVETNGLVTEVSQS from the coding sequence ATGCTTAGTCGTGTAGCAGATTCGGTTTATTGGTTGGGACGCTACGTTGAACGTGCGGAGAACGTCGCGCGGTTTATTGACGTGAACTACAACCTGACGCTCGGCGAGATAGATTCGTTCAACAATCAATGGTCTCCGCTGGTCTACGTCAGCGGCGATCACAAAGACTTCGAGGAACGGTACGGAAGCCCTAATCGTGAAAACGTGTTGCGGTTTTTAACGACTGACAAAGAAAATGCAAACTCGATCGCTTCCTGTATCGCCAGCGCACGTGAGAACGCGAGGGCGATTCGGGATATTATTCCTAATGCGATTTGGGAGCAGTTGAATCGGTTTCACTTGATGGTCAAGGAAGCTGCCGCCAGCGATACTCCGATTTTCGAGCCACAGGAGTTCTGTGAACAGGTTCGCCTGGCCAGCCATCTGTTTATTGGAACCGGAGACGCCACGATGTCTCACGGAGAAGCGTGGCACTTTTCGCAACTCGGTCGGATGATCGAAAGAGCGGACAAGACTTCGCGTTTGATCGATGTGCAGTACTTCGTGCTGTTGCCGGAAGCTCGAGATGTCGGTTCGCCGCTGGATGTCGTCCGTTGGTCTGCGCTGCTCAAATCTGCCAGTGCTCTGGTAATGTATCGCCGTGTGCACGGTCGAATTACGCCTGAGAAAGTCGCCAACTTCCTGATACTCAACCCGGATTTCCCGCGTTCGATCCACCACTGTGTGGTCAACGCGATGCAATCGTTACGACACATCACCGGAAGTGCCCAGGACTCGTTTTGCAACGCATCAGAGCAATACGTGGGCCAGTTGGGCTCACGGCTGATCTATGCTTCGATCGAAGACATCATCCAGCAGGGCTTACACGAGTACGTTGATGACTTGCAAGCTCAGTTAAACACCATTGGACAGGCGATCGCCGCCGACTACTTTTCAAGACCGCCTGTTGAGACAAACGGGTTGGTCACGGAGGTCAGCCAAAGCTGA
- a CDS encoding transglutaminase family protein: MKYSVTHTTRYDYPGDVAIGYNIVHLQPGNWTGQTCEKFRLLVTPEPLSITQRTDYFGNQSAQFNVEQPHRRLTITAKCVVDVERPEPPEYSTTSPWETIVAALVETATQEELDAVQFACPSPGISAFSGLEEYARISFPAGRPILEASVDLTRRIFEEFKYDPNATSVTSEIREAFEKRSGVCQDFAHFQIGCLRSLGIPARYVSGYIRTIPPEGQEALVGADASHAWASVWCGRAIGWVDLDPTNNQIVSNDHITVAIGREYSDVCPVKGVIVGNAAQSLAVAVSVEPIGDK; encoded by the coding sequence ATGAAGTATTCGGTAACGCACACGACTCGATACGACTACCCTGGCGATGTTGCGATCGGTTACAACATTGTGCACTTGCAACCAGGGAACTGGACAGGGCAGACGTGTGAGAAATTCCGTTTGCTCGTTACTCCTGAACCGCTCAGTATTACTCAGCGCACGGACTATTTTGGCAATCAAAGTGCCCAGTTCAATGTCGAACAGCCTCATCGCCGCCTGACCATCACCGCCAAGTGCGTGGTGGACGTCGAACGTCCTGAGCCACCCGAATATTCGACGACTTCTCCATGGGAGACGATTGTTGCGGCGTTGGTCGAAACAGCCACACAGGAAGAGTTGGACGCCGTTCAGTTCGCTTGCCCGTCGCCTGGAATTTCCGCATTTAGCGGGCTTGAGGAATACGCCCGGATTTCATTTCCGGCTGGACGGCCAATCCTGGAAGCCTCTGTCGATCTGACCAGACGAATCTTCGAAGAGTTTAAATACGATCCCAACGCGACGTCGGTGACTTCCGAAATTCGGGAAGCATTTGAGAAACGAAGCGGAGTCTGTCAGGACTTTGCCCATTTCCAAATCGGATGCCTCCGGTCGCTTGGTATTCCGGCGCGTTACGTCAGCGGATACATCCGGACGATTCCACCGGAAGGGCAGGAAGCTCTCGTCGGTGCGGACGCGTCGCACGCGTGGGCATCGGTCTGGTGCGGCAGGGCAATTGGCTGGGTTGATCTTGATCCGACCAACAATCAGATCGTGAGCAACGATCACATCACAGTTGCCATTGGCCGGGAATACAGTGATGTGTGTCCTGTTAAAGGCGTGATCGTTGGAAACGCTGCGCAGAGTCTGGCTGTGGCCGTGAGCGTCGAGCCGATTGGGGACAAGTAG
- a CDS encoding transglutaminase family protein gives MIKVALNHKTLYSYDRPIEIGPQIVRLRPAPHSRTPVNSYSLKVNPANHFLNWQQDPHSNWLARLVFPEPAECFEVEVDLVAEMTVINPFEFFLEDDALKYPFEYPADLKVDLAPFLKRSYYGPLFSKLIASVDLTPRKTIDFVVELNQRITDEIKYLIRMEPGVQSPEESLTLKSGSCRDSAWLLVELMRHLGIASRFVSGYLVQLKPDVESLDGPSGTDVDFTDLHAWTEIFLPGAGWIGLDPTSGLLCGEGHIPVACTPEPTTAAPISGLIGDCKVEFKHEMTVTRIHEDPRVTKPYTEEQWSAVDELGHRIDDRLVANDVRLTMGGEPTFVSIDDMQGDEWNTAAVGPTKRGLAANLSRRLQDRFAPGGLIHCGQGKWYPGESLPRWAFTVLCRHDGQPVWRDPKWLADPDSDLGHTTDDARKFTDEICKRLEIDSRHVVMAFEDALYYTWKERRLPTNRSVSEADVSDAEDRERIARVFEQGLGNPVGCLLPIMHQWWNAKPRWVSGAWPVRSDEMFLTPGDSPMGLRLPLDSIPAGGDAYSAHPDIPFEPLPPLPPHDEIRHQRAFRGDMNKPRSSVHDRYEEILKETEEESETHSGKEPKEYKRTEKMPVESGAGSEPVIRTAICVEPREGTLRVFMPPLETTESYLELLSVIEATAEDLSLPVVIEGYLPPPDYRLNQIKVTPDPGVIEVNVQPAANWGELVEIVSGVYEDARQTRLGTEKFDLDGAHTGTGGGSHIVMGAAMPADSPFLRRPDLLRSIVNYWHNHPSLSYLFSSRFIGPTSQAPRVDEGRRDAVYEMEIAFEQIPDNGEFPPWLVDRIFRHLLVDLTGNTHRAEICIDKLFAPESSTGRLGLIEFRAFEMQPHWQMNMVQQLLMRALIVHFWEKPYRQKLIRWDTSIHDRWMMPYFLQLDLNDILSELQFSGIELDPAWFAPHFEFRFPKIGEVNVDGINLELRTAIEPWYVLGEEPGSGGTARYVDSSVERLQVRVKGVASDRHVISCNGRRVPLHATGTQGEFVGGVRYRAWQPPSCLHPTIPPDSPLVFDLLDSWHNRSLGGCRYHVDHPGGVNSGSFPVNAYEAESRRASRFFRFGHTGGTVPIPTEEPNPSFPMTLDMRRNRTTRR, from the coding sequence ATGATCAAGGTTGCGCTTAACCACAAGACGCTCTACAGCTATGACCGCCCGATTGAAATCGGCCCACAGATCGTTCGCTTGCGGCCCGCGCCGCATAGCCGAACGCCGGTCAACAGCTATTCACTCAAAGTCAATCCGGCCAACCATTTCCTGAATTGGCAACAGGATCCGCACAGCAACTGGCTGGCGAGATTGGTGTTCCCGGAGCCCGCGGAATGCTTCGAGGTCGAAGTCGATCTCGTTGCCGAAATGACGGTCATCAACCCCTTTGAGTTTTTCCTGGAAGATGATGCGCTCAAGTATCCGTTTGAGTATCCGGCGGATCTCAAAGTTGATCTGGCTCCGTTTCTCAAACGATCCTACTACGGTCCGCTTTTCTCAAAGCTGATCGCGTCGGTTGACCTGACGCCACGCAAGACGATCGATTTTGTCGTCGAATTGAACCAGCGAATTACTGACGAGATCAAATATCTGATCCGTATGGAGCCGGGTGTTCAGTCACCTGAAGAGTCGCTGACGCTCAAAAGCGGATCATGCCGGGACAGTGCCTGGTTATTGGTTGAGTTGATGCGGCATTTGGGAATCGCGTCGCGATTCGTTTCCGGATATCTGGTCCAGCTCAAGCCCGACGTGGAGTCTCTGGACGGCCCCAGTGGTACGGATGTTGACTTTACTGATTTGCACGCGTGGACAGAGATTTTTCTGCCGGGAGCAGGCTGGATCGGGCTCGACCCGACGTCAGGTTTGCTTTGCGGAGAAGGCCACATTCCGGTCGCCTGCACGCCTGAACCGACAACGGCTGCTCCGATTAGCGGTTTGATCGGTGATTGCAAAGTTGAGTTCAAGCATGAAATGACCGTCACGCGGATCCATGAAGATCCTCGCGTAACAAAACCTTACACCGAAGAACAGTGGAGCGCGGTTGATGAGCTTGGGCACCGCATCGATGATCGGTTGGTTGCCAACGATGTTCGACTGACGATGGGGGGCGAGCCAACATTTGTTTCCATTGACGATATGCAGGGCGATGAGTGGAATACTGCTGCCGTGGGTCCGACGAAGCGCGGGTTGGCGGCAAATTTAAGCCGTCGACTGCAGGATCGATTTGCGCCTGGCGGGCTGATTCATTGCGGGCAAGGCAAATGGTATCCCGGTGAGTCGCTGCCACGATGGGCGTTTACCGTTTTGTGTCGGCACGATGGGCAACCGGTTTGGCGAGACCCGAAGTGGCTGGCGGATCCGGATAGTGATCTTGGCCATACGACTGACGACGCTCGAAAATTTACCGACGAGATCTGCAAACGGCTGGAGATTGATTCGCGTCACGTCGTCATGGCGTTCGAGGACGCTCTGTACTACACATGGAAAGAGCGACGGCTTCCGACCAATCGCAGCGTCAGCGAAGCCGATGTCAGTGATGCCGAAGATCGCGAACGTATCGCTCGCGTTTTCGAGCAGGGACTTGGAAACCCGGTTGGATGTTTGCTGCCGATCATGCATCAGTGGTGGAACGCCAAGCCCCGCTGGGTAAGTGGGGCGTGGCCTGTTCGCAGTGACGAAATGTTCCTGACGCCCGGTGATTCGCCGATGGGATTGCGCTTGCCGCTGGATTCAATTCCCGCTGGCGGAGACGCGTATTCGGCCCATCCGGACATTCCTTTCGAGCCACTTCCGCCGTTGCCGCCGCATGACGAAATTCGACACCAGAGAGCGTTCCGGGGTGATATGAACAAACCGCGTTCATCGGTTCATGATCGCTACGAAGAAATCCTGAAGGAAACAGAAGAAGAATCCGAAACGCATTCGGGCAAGGAGCCGAAGGAATACAAGCGTACGGAAAAGATGCCTGTTGAGAGCGGCGCTGGATCGGAGCCCGTGATCCGGACTGCGATTTGCGTCGAACCACGAGAGGGTACGCTCCGCGTTTTCATGCCGCCATTGGAAACCACCGAGAGTTACCTGGAACTGCTTTCAGTCATTGAAGCCACCGCTGAAGATCTCTCGTTGCCTGTCGTGATCGAAGGGTATTTGCCGCCGCCGGATTATCGTTTGAATCAAATCAAAGTCACGCCTGATCCGGGCGTCATCGAAGTCAACGTTCAACCGGCAGCCAACTGGGGCGAACTGGTTGAGATCGTTTCTGGCGTTTACGAAGATGCTCGCCAGACCAGACTGGGAACTGAAAAGTTTGATCTCGACGGAGCCCATACCGGCACCGGCGGAGGCAGTCACATTGTGATGGGCGCGGCGATGCCGGCGGACAGTCCGTTTTTACGTCGTCCGGATTTACTACGAAGCATCGTCAACTATTGGCACAACCATCCTTCGCTTTCGTATCTGTTTTCCAGTCGCTTTATCGGCCCGACCAGTCAGGCACCTCGTGTCGATGAAGGGCGCCGGGACGCGGTCTACGAGATGGAAATCGCGTTTGAACAGATCCCGGACAACGGTGAGTTTCCGCCATGGCTGGTGGATCGAATTTTTCGGCACCTGTTGGTCGATTTGACGGGGAACACGCATCGGGCTGAAATTTGCATCGACAAACTTTTCGCGCCCGAATCGTCGACAGGTCGCTTGGGCCTAATCGAGTTCCGTGCCTTCGAGATGCAGCCGCACTGGCAGATGAACATGGTTCAGCAGCTATTGATGCGGGCGTTAATCGTGCACTTTTGGGAAAAACCGTATCGGCAAAAACTGATTCGATGGGATACTTCGATCCACGATCGTTGGATGATGCCGTATTTTCTGCAGTTGGATCTCAATGATATCCTCTCTGAGCTTCAGTTTTCCGGAATCGAACTTGATCCGGCCTGGTTCGCGCCGCACTTTGAATTTCGCTTTCCCAAGATCGGCGAAGTCAATGTAGACGGAATCAATCTGGAACTGCGAACCGCGATCGAGCCGTGGTATGTGCTGGGTGAAGAACCTGGCAGCGGAGGCACCGCGCGGTACGTCGATTCATCGGTCGAGCGATTGCAAGTTCGGGTCAAAGGGGTCGCATCGGATCGACATGTGATCAGCTGTAACGGGCGTCGGGTTCCGTTGCACGCGACCGGGACACAGGGTGAGTTCGTAGGAGGCGTCCGCTATCGAGCGTGGCAGCCACCGAGTTGTTTGCATCCGACGATTCCACCTGATAGTCCGCTGGTTTTCGATTTGTTGGATTCGTGGCACAACCGCTCGCTGGGCGGATGTCGATATCATGTCGATCATCCCGGGGGTGTAAACTCTGGTTCTTTCCCGGTCAATGCTTATGAAGCGGAGAGTCGAAGGGCGTCCCGATTCTTCCGATTTGGACATACGGGGGGTACCGTTCCCATTCCGACAGAAGAACCGAATCCGTCTTTTCCGATGACTCTTGATATGCGTCGCAATCGAACGACTCGTCGATAG
- a CDS encoding circularly permuted type 2 ATP-grasp protein has translation MRSQTQSQSQSQSQPKTSASDPFAQYKVGSSYDEFFDQDKPRDHVSDYHDALSSFGVARLNRRWQRARRMVDENSVGLAGHLARKVSGMVSVRQRRKIRAWQLDAIPVVIDSATWKELSAAIAQRATMYELLLQDLYGPQRLIREKVIPATLLHAHPQFLRGLHSDSDIKQFLQLVAFDLARSPDGRWWFLNDRAESPSGIGFAHENRIVLSHAFPEIFQKCNVAQLSPFYDQLQNSLLNLADGKPKARGVLLGEGMTGRNFFEEAYLARTLGYTLVRGDDLTVRNDGVHFKTLAGLKPVDLILRRKNSLDCDPLEFDGATAIGTPGLVNAYRQNQVAITNRIGSGLVESRALMAYGGKICQALMSEELKIPNVATWWCGDPKSLQFVLENLDHLTLESAFRERSRSFEAGTEMSELSLEQRKSKLLANPMNYVAQERVDRSSVPVWSGESMESARLALRTFAVSTDDGFKVMKGGLGRTSKLQDPLYITINEGEGGKDVWVESGDDANAARALSVSQKLAPRRSGFELSSRSADNLFWMGRQIERIYFSSCVLRSTIHRLIGERRAKSRVEVHVLVRCLAMQGQIEPAFAIQELKTSLPELAELLPAVILDASNSGSIATSVNELLRLGQMERNCMSLDTWRTILRIHERIDIDQPDLPSLLALADELVVDVSALSGQAAEGMTRNQVYRFVQIGRRLEHATQLIFMLRSLFLPKVEPVDPVLQTALEVADSIMTYRSRYFANYQLGGVLDLLVTDETNPRSLVWQMAQLDEHVQQLPDNIDQAGLAPERRLSSFLLHSVRSSDIQLVAESWLLNETQPMEELLKAWEESLPELHAAVSNRFFVHADTSRQIGDIGRRSKANKRRSQ, from the coding sequence GTGAGATCGCAAACCCAGTCACAATCTCAAAGTCAAAGCCAACCGAAAACGTCGGCTTCGGATCCGTTCGCGCAGTACAAAGTCGGGAGTTCGTATGACGAATTCTTTGATCAGGACAAGCCTCGCGACCATGTTTCCGATTATCACGATGCTCTGTCGAGTTTTGGTGTTGCGCGGCTAAACCGAAGGTGGCAACGGGCTCGCAGGATGGTGGACGAGAACTCTGTCGGCCTGGCGGGACATCTTGCCCGTAAAGTCTCTGGCATGGTTTCCGTTCGGCAGCGTCGAAAAATCAGGGCTTGGCAACTGGATGCGATTCCTGTCGTGATCGATAGCGCGACGTGGAAAGAGCTTTCGGCAGCGATTGCCCAACGTGCGACGATGTACGAACTGTTGCTGCAGGATTTATACGGCCCGCAGCGATTGATTCGCGAGAAAGTCATTCCGGCCACGCTGCTACACGCTCATCCGCAGTTTCTGCGAGGGCTGCATTCAGATTCGGACATCAAGCAGTTCTTGCAGCTTGTCGCGTTCGACCTTGCACGCTCTCCGGACGGTCGCTGGTGGTTTTTGAACGATCGAGCCGAGTCGCCGTCCGGAATCGGGTTCGCACACGAAAACCGAATTGTGCTCTCGCATGCGTTCCCGGAGATTTTCCAGAAGTGTAACGTCGCCCAGCTCAGCCCTTTTTACGACCAGCTTCAAAATAGTCTGCTGAACCTTGCCGACGGGAAACCCAAAGCACGTGGCGTGTTATTGGGTGAGGGGATGACCGGTCGTAACTTTTTTGAAGAAGCCTACCTTGCGCGAACGTTGGGCTACACGCTTGTCCGTGGCGATGACCTGACCGTACGCAACGATGGTGTCCATTTCAAAACACTTGCCGGGCTCAAACCCGTTGACTTGATCCTTCGCCGCAAGAACAGCCTCGATTGTGATCCTTTGGAATTCGACGGCGCGACGGCCATCGGTACGCCAGGCCTTGTGAACGCGTATCGGCAGAATCAGGTGGCGATTACCAATCGAATCGGAAGTGGCCTGGTTGAGTCGCGTGCACTGATGGCTTACGGCGGAAAGATCTGCCAGGCATTGATGTCGGAAGAACTTAAAATTCCGAACGTTGCCACATGGTGGTGCGGCGACCCAAAATCCCTGCAGTTCGTGCTCGAGAATTTGGATCATCTGACGCTCGAGTCAGCTTTTCGTGAACGCAGTCGTTCGTTCGAAGCCGGAACGGAGATGAGCGAGCTTTCCTTGGAGCAACGCAAATCAAAGCTGCTGGCGAATCCGATGAACTATGTCGCCCAGGAACGTGTCGATCGATCCAGCGTTCCTGTCTGGAGCGGCGAATCGATGGAGTCCGCCCGGTTGGCGCTGCGAACGTTTGCCGTCAGCACAGACGACGGGTTCAAGGTGATGAAAGGCGGGCTGGGGCGAACTTCGAAACTGCAGGATCCGTTGTACATCACGATCAACGAAGGCGAAGGCGGAAAAGACGTTTGGGTAGAGTCAGGTGACGACGCCAATGCTGCTCGTGCGTTGAGCGTTTCGCAAAAACTCGCGCCCCGTCGCAGTGGCTTTGAACTGTCCAGCCGGTCGGCCGACAACCTGTTTTGGATGGGGCGGCAGATCGAGCGGATTTACTTTTCGTCATGTGTGCTTCGCAGCACGATCCACCGTTTGATCGGTGAACGGCGAGCCAAATCGCGTGTCGAAGTCCACGTTCTGGTGCGGTGCCTGGCGATGCAGGGCCAGATCGAGCCCGCGTTTGCAATTCAGGAACTCAAAACGTCCTTGCCCGAGCTGGCAGAACTGCTGCCGGCTGTGATTCTTGACGCCAGTAATTCCGGAAGCATCGCCACGTCAGTCAACGAGCTGTTGCGTTTGGGGCAGATGGAACGCAATTGTATGTCGCTCGACACGTGGCGCACGATTTTGCGGATCCACGAAAGAATTGACATCGATCAACCGGATTTGCCGAGCCTTCTGGCGCTTGCGGACGAACTGGTCGTCGATGTGTCGGCGCTCAGCGGCCAGGCTGCGGAAGGGATGACGCGGAATCAGGTCTATCGATTCGTTCAGATCGGACGTCGGCTGGAGCATGCGACTCAATTGATCTTTATGTTGCGTTCTTTGTTTCTGCCGAAAGTCGAGCCCGTCGATCCGGTACTGCAGACGGCGTTGGAAGTCGCCGACAGTATCATGACCTATCGCTCCCGTTATTTCGCCAACTACCAGTTGGGAGGAGTGCTGGATCTATTGGTGACTGATGAGACCAATCCGCGATCTCTGGTTTGGCAGATGGCGCAACTGGATGAACACGTGCAGCAGTTGCCAGACAATATTGATCAGGCAGGGCTGGCTCCCGAGCGAAGGCTGTCCAGTTTTCTACTGCACTCGGTTCGCTCTTCCGACATTCAGCTGGTGGCGGAGTCCTGGCTGTTAAACGAAACTCAGCCGATGGAAGAACTGCTCAAGGCCTGGGAGGAAAGTTTGCCTGAACTTCACGCGGCAGTTTCAAATCGTTTCTTCGTACACGCGGATACTTCGCGACAAATCGGTGATATTGGTCGACGTTCCAAAGCCAACAAACGGCGGTCGCAATGA
- a CDS encoding efflux RND transporter periplasmic adaptor subunit — MSTQTESQNADRIKEEVRQVIRRLTELSQTSEDFDQFCDEVLGKLVEITGAHGALFWQITNKGVPRLTHHSGQAPHDEAREVLNPENEQHNRAILDVVRQKMPVGIMSEAFTGKANPDASSADSDTAEASQVTSPFLMLFSPVLNRQKDAVGAVELIQRGDISPQAQEGYLRFLTQIAALFQRWHERQENTTVAKRSEKWTEKMEFISEVHRSIDFKETAYAIANEARRVLGADRVSVGRWNGKNCKILAISSQDRFDNRANVVRKLGNVATASVGADSTFWVTGGTEAIAPEVAKKINDYLDESHSRTLAVIPLAIRPDDVPDLEMTKRNKKVRKLGAIVLEYFDDDVTEEAIHDDCQLVVEQSQLALENARKHGEIFLQPILKKLGWLQQTLFGDHLKKTLTGLAALALLTLAMIFLPWELKMKVDGVLHPETRRHVYSTSKGIIEEVNFEDGDEVQKDALLLKMVDYDRKQQMDARQTELKRIRAQADEAYRQMAAARSDTQQQARLQAELSAYKAQEAQTIEMIENDQRVMNEVLEVRAPIDGTIVTWNPQQRLKGLVVEPNQTLVTLSELDGQWQLEVNIPHNKVGYVDRALKDARDDDDRNNDAIVAEFALSTNPSKTYRGELQRVSIRPHTDESGIQKYRGIIKVEPDGLNLKELRHGAGATVKIHCGKVPLYKACFHQIIDWWQTNVWWF, encoded by the coding sequence ATGTCAACTCAGACCGAATCGCAAAACGCAGACAGGATCAAGGAAGAGGTTCGTCAAGTCATCCGTCGACTAACTGAACTTTCCCAAACCTCAGAGGACTTCGACCAGTTCTGCGACGAAGTTCTTGGAAAGCTGGTCGAGATTACGGGGGCACACGGAGCCCTGTTTTGGCAAATCACCAACAAAGGTGTTCCTCGGCTGACCCATCATTCCGGGCAAGCCCCGCACGACGAGGCCAGAGAAGTTCTCAATCCGGAGAACGAACAACATAATCGCGCGATCCTTGATGTCGTGCGCCAGAAGATGCCCGTCGGTATCATGTCCGAAGCGTTTACTGGAAAGGCCAATCCGGACGCGTCGTCTGCAGATTCTGATACCGCGGAAGCGTCGCAAGTCACGTCTCCGTTTCTGATGCTTTTTTCACCGGTTCTCAATCGACAGAAAGACGCCGTCGGTGCCGTCGAGCTGATTCAACGTGGAGACATTTCTCCGCAAGCCCAGGAAGGATATCTTCGATTCCTGACACAGATCGCGGCTTTGTTTCAGCGTTGGCATGAGCGTCAGGAGAACACCACCGTCGCGAAGCGGTCTGAAAAGTGGACCGAGAAGATGGAGTTCATTAGCGAAGTTCATCGTTCGATCGACTTCAAGGAAACTGCTTACGCGATCGCCAACGAAGCGCGTCGCGTTCTTGGTGCAGACCGTGTCAGCGTGGGTCGTTGGAACGGAAAGAATTGCAAGATCCTTGCGATCTCCAGTCAGGATCGCTTTGACAATCGGGCCAACGTCGTTCGGAAACTTGGCAATGTCGCGACGGCCAGCGTCGGCGCGGATTCCACTTTCTGGGTAACCGGAGGCACCGAAGCGATTGCGCCCGAAGTGGCCAAGAAGATTAATGACTATCTGGATGAATCGCACAGCCGAACCCTGGCGGTCATTCCGTTGGCGATTCGACCGGATGATGTGCCTGATCTGGAAATGACCAAGCGGAACAAAAAAGTTCGCAAGCTCGGTGCGATCGTGCTGGAGTACTTCGATGACGACGTCACCGAAGAGGCGATTCATGACGACTGCCAGCTGGTGGTTGAACAATCTCAGCTGGCCCTGGAAAACGCCAGAAAGCACGGCGAGATTTTCCTGCAGCCAATTTTGAAAAAGCTTGGCTGGTTGCAGCAAACGCTGTTCGGCGACCATCTGAAGAAAACGCTGACGGGCTTGGCTGCATTGGCGCTGTTGACACTGGCGATGATTTTTCTTCCGTGGGAACTGAAGATGAAAGTCGACGGCGTGCTGCATCCCGAGACGCGCCGGCATGTCTATTCGACGTCGAAAGGGATTATCGAAGAAGTCAACTTTGAGGACGGCGACGAAGTCCAGAAGGATGCGCTGTTGCTGAAGATGGTCGACTACGATCGCAAGCAACAGATGGACGCTCGCCAGACAGAACTGAAACGGATCCGGGCTCAGGCTGACGAAGCGTACCGCCAGATGGCCGCGGCACGTTCGGATACGCAACAGCAAGCTCGTTTGCAAGCCGAGCTTTCGGCCTACAAGGCTCAGGAAGCTCAAACCATTGAGATGATCGAAAACGATCAGCGCGTGATGAATGAAGTGCTCGAAGTTCGTGCGCCAATTGATGGCACGATCGTCACATGGAATCCACAACAGCGGCTCAAGGGCTTGGTCGTGGAACCGAATCAGACGCTGGTGACGCTATCGGAGCTGGACGGACAGTGGCAACTGGAAGTCAATATTCCGCACAATAAAGTCGGCTATGTTGATCGCGCGCTCAAAGACGCCCGTGACGATGATGACAGGAACAACGATGCCATCGTGGCCGAGTTCGCATTGAGCACCAATCCAAGCAAGACCTATCGTGGCGAGCTGCAGCGCGTTTCCATTCGCCCCCACACGGACGAGTCAGGGATTCAGAAGTACCGCGGCATCATCAAAGTGGAACCAGACGGTTTGAATCTTAAAGAGCTTCGCCATGGTGCCGGAGCGACCGTCAAAATTCACTGCGGAAAAGTGCCACTTTACAAAGCCTGCTTTCACCAGATCATCGACTGGTGGCAAACCAATGTCTGGTGGTTCTAG